TAGAACGCATCGAGGTGGGGTAGCGCCAACAGTTCCATGGACATGGACGCCACTTCGCAGAACTCCATCGGCGCGTGCCGGTAGTGCAGCACGGGGAGGTCGCGCGCGGCGATGGCGTGGAAGGCGTGCCCGCCTTCGTGCAGCAGCGTGCGCACATCGTCGTCGCGCCCGGCGGCGTTCATGAAGATAAACGGCACACGACGCTCTTCAAGCGTGCTCTGGTAGCCGCCCGGCGCTTTGCCTTTGCGACTTTCGAGGTCGAGCAGATTGTCCTCGGCCATGAAGCGGAACTGCGCGCTCAACTCCGGATCGACGCGCGTGAAGATATCGGCCACTCCCGAGACCAGGTGCGCGGCGTCCGCGAAGGGCCGCAGCGGCGCACGGCCTTGCGGATCTACTTTGGTATCCCATGGGCGCAGCGCGTCGCCCTTTTTACCAAGTCCCATCTGCGCGCGGCGTTTCTCGTGTATGCGTCGGACCAGCGGCAGAATGGCCCGCTCGACGCCGGAGTGAAACTCGAAGCAATGCTCGGGAGTGTAATCAAAGCGCTGCTTGGCCTCGAAGGCATAGTCTCGGTAGTTGTCAAAGCCCGCGTTGGTCGCGACGCGGTGGCGCAGCGGGATCATCTGATCGTAGAGGCCGTCGAGGGCCTCGCGGTCCTGCAGATAGCGCGCCGAAATTTTCTCCCAAGCCTGCTGGCGCAGCGCGCGATCCGTGCCGTCCATGTACTTGCCGGCCTGCGGCAGCGTGAGCTCCTTGCCTTCCATCTCGACAGTCATCGCGCCGACGATCTTCTGATATTCCGCGCCGAGCAACTGGTCCTGCGTCTCCAGCGGGATGTTCTCTTCGCGGAATAGCTTGATGTGGTTCTCCACCATGCGGTCCATCAGGGCATAGCGCTCGCGCGGCAGCTCCAGCCGCCGCGGGTTGGCGAGGTAAGCCTTCTCGAGCTCCTGATCAATGGGCTTGATCTTCGGCTCAATCTCCTCGATGAAGTGCTTGAAGGCGGCCTCGCGCTCGGCGTCATCGGTCTGCAAAGTCATGTTGATGTGGCGGCGCGCACCCTCCTCGTTGATGGCGGCCCACAACTCGAAGTAGTCGGCGAGCCACTGCTCCAACTCAACTGGCGTCTGCGGGCTGCGGTCTCGCAAGGCGAGAAACAACGGCTCGACCTGCGCCCACTCACCCAGGTTCGCGTCTTGAGGAACGAAGCGGCGCGGATAAGTGCGCTGCGGATCAAATGGCGCGATGGGCGGCGAGGTGAGTTGAGTCATGAGGCGATCCTCCGGCAGAGCATTCAGTAAAGGGCTGGGGCCGTTTCGGTCTAAACAATTCTATCAGGATGCGGGGTGTGTCTTTATCCAGCGGGCAGAGAGATAACCGCCGAGCGTACCGAGCAGCAGCCAGAAGACCGCATTGGTGGTGATCGAGGCGATCTGGAATTGGCGGATCAGATCGTCCGGGACGATCTGGTTCTGGATGTCGTGAGGCGCGCCAATTACGTGCGGCAACACCAGCACTATAAGCCCCGCAATACGCACTAGCCAACCCTGCTTGCACTCCCCGAGCAGCAGCAGACCGCCTGCGGTGGCGGCCGCGGTGGCCAGCCACCAAAGCTGGCGCGACTGAAGGTCAGCGGCCATCATGCCGGGAGGCTCAGGCGGCAGTCCCAGCGATGGCGCAAGGACGAAGCAGGCGAGGCCCGCCAAACCCCAGCGCAGGCCGCGCATCGTGCTCATGGGCGCGCTCCACAGCGTGGCCAGTCCAAACAGCAGGGCTGCAAAACCAATGCCGGTGAGCACGGTCGACAGCGCGGTCAACGAAATGCGTTGCCATCCCTCGGCTGGCTCCCAGGAAGCGTTCCTCGGCGAATCAGTCGGAGCCGGTTCCTCGGGGGCGTGTGATTGTTCCGCACGTGCTTCGTAAATTTCGGCGGACTGGATGATGGGATGTATCGTCAGATGCTGCAGGGCGAACAACACGAGGCCGGAAATTGATCCGGAGATCAGCGCCACCCACATGATTTTACGGAACTGGGCCACGGCGTTAGACCATCGCCTAATGGCAGGGGAAGCCCGCAGCGTGGCGGCTGTCATGCGTGGCATTGTGCGCGGCGGATATCTGCGAGAAGCCCACGCCGATGACCATAAGAAAGCCGAAGATCATCACCGCCAGACCGGGCAGCCACGCGGTGGCCTGCGCGGTTCGCGATTGTGCCTGTTCAAGTGCGGCTGTTGCTTGCATTGGTTCCTCCTGCGATGTCCTTCACAATAGCACATACCCATGCAGAGTGTACATTGTCAGCAGGGCACTTGCATCATTCATTCGTAACCAGAAAAAATCCCTTTCAGGGATACCCGGCCTTTTCTGCGTCCGGTGGCCATCCAGGAGTTTACTTGCCAAACGCTTACTTCGCAGCCGCGCGCAACTCCACCGGCTTGCCGTGGGGCGTGTGGCGATAGGCGTCGGCCCAGGCTTCCTTGCGTTCGAGCAGCGCGGACTCGGTGGTCAGCGACTTCTCTTTCACCAACCGCTCAAGCGCAGCTAGCCAATATTCATAGTAACGCGAGCCGTCATCGGGATGACCGGCATCCGCGGCGGCTTTCAACTCATCGGCGAGCGCCGCGGCCCACTCTTTCCAGGTGAAGTGGCCCTGCTCGGAGAGCTTCACAGCCATGGCGAAGGCCTGCGCCTGCCAAGGCTCGGCGAACACCGGCCCGCCTTCGTCGCGCGGCAGCGGCGGCAAGGCCGCGATCTTCTCAGCCAACGGAGTGGATTCATTGGTAGTCATCGTGTGGTACTCCATCCCTTAGGCGATCGTGTAATTGCTGGCCTTCACCAAGCGTCAGGCCGGTTCCAAATGATCGTCCCAAAGATCGAGATAAACCGAATCCTGTGGCTTGGCCTGATCGCCCCACAACTCATGCGCGAGGAAACGCACCGAGTAGCAGTGATGCGGCTTCTCGCCGAGAAAGTGGGCCATGGTGTCGGCGAAGGCGAAGACGCCGTTGTCTCGCACGATGGTTCCCTGTTTGCCGCGAGCGTAACGAGGCAGGCGCGTGTGCCCCGTCGGATGTATGTTGCGCGCGCGCACGCGCTGGCCTTGGCGAAACTTCGGCGCGACCTGCGGCATCGTGGCGGGAGCGCCTCCCTTCAGCAATGCCGGAATATTGTCTACGGTCACCGGGGGATTCGCCTTGGCTAAACCCGGCGCGGGCTTACCGCTGTCCGCTTCAGCCCGAGTGATCAGGCCGCGCGTTACCAGCAATTCGATCAGCCCCGCGTACCAGCGTTCGTAGTAGCTCATGCGCAGATAGTCGGCGGGTGGGATCAACTCCTTCACATGGCGCGAAGCGTCGGTGTTCCATTTGCGCCAGGCGCCCAGAGCGCGGTTCATCACATAGACGCGCCCTTCCCACGGAGCATGAAAGACCGGCTCATTTTCCTCGTAACGGATAGGGCCCATGCCGTGCATGCCGCCCATGTCATGTACGCCGTTCATCGCGCGCCTCCCTTCGGCAGGAGCGCCTGGCTGACGCCGATCATCGAGTTGCGCGTCACCAGATCTGCGAGTTGCTCCTCGCTCATGTTCTCGGTGCCCGCCGGGCGCTCCGGCAATACGAGATAACGCTGTTCCGCCGTGCTGTCCCAGACGCGGACCTCGGAATCTTCCGCCACCGCGGCACCAAACTCTTTCAGCACGCCGCGTGGATCGATCACCGCGCGCGAGCGATAGGGGGCCGACTTATACCACACCGGCGGCAGCCCCAGCACCGCCCAGGGATAGCAGGAGCACAGCGTGCAGACAACCATATTGTGTACCTTGGGAGTGTTCTCCAGCGCCACCATGTGAGCGTTGGCGCTGATGAATCCGAACTCGGCGATGGCCTTGTCGGCGTCGGCCAGCAGGCGCTGTTTGAAGGCTGGATCGCTCCAGGCTTTGGCCACGATGCGCGCCCCGTTGCGCGGGCCAATCTTGTTTTCGTAGGTGTCCACCAGCACGTCGAGCGCGGCGCGGTCCACCAATCCCTTTTCCACAAGCAGCGATTCGAGCGACTTGACGCGCAGGGTCAGGTCGGAGGGAACGTCCTGATGATCGTGCTCCTGACCATGAGCGTGGTTGGGCAACGCCGACGCACCGGCAGCGGCTCCCACCGCGGTACTCGTTGTCTTTAGAAATTCCCGGCGCGATGACTCCTTGCGCGATGACTCCATGATATGTTCCTTTCCGGCGCTTCGTGGTCAGTCCTTCATGGGCCGATTAGGCAGCAGTATACATCATTCTGCATCGACCGGCAGTAGAGTTGGCTGGCTGGAGACGGATTCAATTGTTTGGTTGAGAAGGCAGGCGAGGGTGGCTGCGGCCCGTGCCATCGCGAGAACATGTTTCCACGACGGCGCCAAGCCGCAGGCTTGGGAGGGATTCCCGGCCCCGTCAGCCACCGTCAGACTTTCGCCGGACAGTGGGTGGCAGGGCAGGGAACTTTTGCGGACTCGAAAAATGTTTGCAGGATACTTCCGTCCGAAGCAGAGTCGCCCGGACGGTCTGGATTTTTACCTTCCCGTATCCGTCGCGCCCGCGGTTGTGGCGATGAGCAAACGGGCGTGAAATGGTTCCAACCTTGCGGTTCCGTCGGAATCGTCAGAAGCAGCGGGATGTGCGGAATAGGCGGGCCAAATTACCGGTGACTCTGAAAGTTTGTAGTTTGGCCATGGCCGCGAATCCTGCAAATTTTGATAGAAGATTCCGAGGCCGGGTGCGGCATTCGGGATGTGGTTTTTTGCGGTCGGCTCACTCGCGGGAGCGCTGCTCTCCTCGGCGGCGACATTCGCCGGGTCGCTTGCCGGCTCCTCCGGCGTGCTGGCCTCGATGCGGCCGGGCGTGACGACGTCGCGCTGCGCTACCGCCTCAAATCCCACCGTGCGATTGCGGCCCGCCTTGCGGTCGCGAACCGGCGAGCGCAGCAGGAGCATCACGCGAACCATCTGCGGGTCGGGTGCGACAGGAAGTTCGCCCGTGAGGTCGCCGTCGAAGGTGAACACGGGCAGTCCGCCATTGTCGACGCGCTCGGCGATGGTTTCATAGATGGAAGCCGGCACGGAGCCATCGGCATTCTTGGTAACCGCGCTGCGCTGGAGGTTCTCTCCCTGCAGGCGATACTCGATGCGCTCGACCGAGCCGTTGTTGTCCACGTCGGCTTCAAAGACGATCTGCTCGCCGGTAGCCAGCAGGAACGCGCGGGCCGCGACACGATTGGAGTTGGTGAAGTCGAGCGTGGCATCGGAACCGTCCACTGGCAATGCGGGCGATCCGGCCAGGCGTACCTCCGCCGCAATTTGATCGACGGTTTCGCGACCATCGAGCACCATCTGACGGTAGATTTCCTCGTTGGTCGAGCGGCTGCCGTTCTTCTTGTGGACCAACGTCATCACGCCCGTTGATACAAAGGTGAATAGAGAAGTGACTAGAAGCACTTCTCCCATGGTGAATCCGCGCTGCGAAGTTAGTTGCATACTTTCCTCCACGCCCTGGTTCAGGCCGGTCCTGGCTCGCTCGTAAAACACCTCGATGTCGTTGGCTGGAACGAGTATCCGGCTTCGGACACTACGCCACACTGCATCACGGAGGAGTAGGCACTTGAAGGACCAAACTATGAAGACAGGCACGGCGGCGGCGGATTGCTCCTACCAGATTGAATGTAAGTGTGTTGATCGTGATTTGCGTGGGAGCGTGAGATGGTTGCCCGCGCGGAGGGCTGTCACGATTCTGGCGAATTAGTCAGTAGAATGACGTGCCAAGCGGGCTAGAAATAAATTTTGATGGCTAGCTGAACGTGGCGCGGCTGCTCATTGAGCGGCGAAGCGCTGGGCAAGGATGAGCCAACACCTTGGCGTCCATACTGCGCTTCGCCGAATTGGGAGGACTCAAAACGCGGGTCTGGATTGCTTAAATTGGTGTGATTGAATACGTTGAACATCTCCAGGCGGAACTGCAGATTTACTTGCTCACCGAGTTGCGAAAGCGCAAAGCTGCGCGCGAGCGATAAATCCACGTTCCAGAATCCAGGGCCGCGAAATGCGTTGCGCGCCGAACTGCCGACCTTGCTGGAGACGGGTCGCTTGAACTTGGCGCGATCCAAAAACACAACTCCTCCCGCAATGGGAGTCGGATTTTTCAGAGTCGCATCGCTGGATTTGCCTCCATCGAAGTCGAGTCGATTGTCTAACAACTGGCCCGAACCCGGCTCAAGGTAGTAATAAGATCCCGGATCGAGCGGATCCAGAAACACGGGCTGGCGCGTGGCCGCCGAATAAGAGAATCCGGATCGGAAGCCAGCCAGCGCACTGACCTGCCATCCGGACATGGCCCTGGGCAGACCGCGCAGCAATGGTGCCTGAGCCGTGAAATTGAACACCAGACTATGCCGCTGGTCAAAATCGGAGTATCCGTAATCGGAGTTGGTATCCATCTGGCGGACGAAGGAGGACGAAGACTGAAAGATGGAGAATGAAAGGTCTGCCAGCCGCGCCCGCCGCTCGGACGATTTGCGGCGGAATGGGTCGCTCTGAACGTCCCGGCTGCGCGAGTAGCTATAGGACGCTTGAAACTGCAATCCCGTTCTCCACCTGCGATTGACGGCAAGCTGCATGGCTGCGTTGTCGGAATGGCTCTGATTGCTGCGAAAGTTAATGTCGGGCAGCGAGGGATTGAAGCGTCCCTCGAAGTTGCTTGCGGTAACCGGTCGCGCATAGCTGCGATTGATAATGTCGGAGGCCGCCAGCTTTCTTCCGAGCGCGCCAGTGTGATTGATTTCGATCAAAGTATCGGCGGCGATCTCGTGCTGGATCCCGACGAACCAGCTCTGGGCATACGGCGTGCGAAGATTTTGATCGATGGCAATCGCCGACGTCGGTTCGCTAGAACTGGCCGTGGGGATACCGTTGCGTACCGGCAACGTGTATTGAAAGCGCGGCGGAGCTCCTGGGAAATTGGCCAGAAACCGCAACTGAAGATTGTTGCTGCGCGAATCCATCCAGAAATTGTTGAAGATGCGGTCGAAGAAAATGCCGTAGCTGCCGCGCAAAACGCTGCGGCCCGAGCCGGTGAGATCCACGGCGAAGCCGACACGTGGCGCGAAGTTGTTACGGTCCGGCCGGTAGAGTTCCGCTTGCTGCATCCTGCCGCCGGCAATGCGTTCGGCGGGGGTGGCGCCGGAGCCGAAGACAAAGTTGAAATCCTGTGTGCCATTGCGCGGGTTGGGTGCGCCGAATAGCTCCCAGCGAACGCCCAGATTCACGGTCATGCGGGCCCCAAGTTTCCAATGGTCATGCACGAATGCCGCCCATTCATTCTGAAAATAGTTGCGGCGGAAATCCGCGTCCTCGGCGGGACGGCCCGTCTGGCGATTCAAAGTAATGATGACGCTTTCCGGCAGGTCGAACAGGAAGTTCAGGAGGCTGGGGAACCCATAGGCGCCATCGCGCGCCGGGGAGAGCAGCGAGTCATGCAGGAACGGACGCCATTCAAGCCCGAGCGAAAGCGCATGCCGACCAACGAGGCGGTTGTAGTTGTCGAGCACGTGAAAGATGGTATCGCGGAAGGCGTAATCATATGCCGCTTCGCTGCCGGGTAGCAGCACGCCGTCATTGGAGCTAAGAGTGGGGATCTCCGAGTGCGGGCGAATGAAGCGGACGCTGTTGCGGTTCATGCCGAACTTGAACTCATTGGTTCCGCCGAGCAGGTCACGCGTGTAATTCAAACTCAGATTCTGTCCGCGAATGACCAGCGGCGCGTTGAGATTAGGGTACGGGCTGAACGCAAAATCATCCTGCGTGTTCTGGGAAAATGCATAGCGACCGCTGAGGCGATCGCTTCCGTTGGGAGAGGCGTAGTCGGTGCGGCCCAGCAGGAAGTTGTTGCGCTGCACAAACGGGAGGACGTAGTCCTTCTGGATGACTGCCTGATTCGTGGCCAGCGGAGTTCCCCCCGGCGGCGGGAACAGACCGAATAGTTGGCGTGCTTTACTGCCCGCAGGGGCCAGCGCCACAGCTTGAGGACTGGGGAGGAATAGCTGCTGCGGCTGACTCTGCGTGTGGGAGCGGAATTGTTCGAAGTTGCCAAAGAAGAATATTCGGTCGCGCTGGAGGGGGCCACCCAGCGAGCCGCCGAACTGATGAAGCTCGAAGGGTTCCTCCGGAAGATTCTTCCAGTTGTTGCTGAACGAAGTGGCGTTCAGCCGTTCCTGATTGAAAAACTCGAACAGGGAGCCATGAAATTGATTGGTGCCCGAGCGCGTGATGGCGTTGGCGATGAACCCGGATGACCGCCCAAAGTCAGCCGTGAAGTTGTGCGTCGCCATGCGGTATTCCTGCACCGCGTCGGCGGAGACGCGCGTGGCGGCGCCGGTAACCTGCAGATCATTATTGTCCACACCATCGAGCAAAAAATTGGAGCTGGAGACCGGCTGGCCGTTCACCGAGAGACCCAAGCCGCGTCCCGTGGCATTGTCGGAAGTAACGCCGGGGTTCAGCACCAGCAGCGTGTAGACATCGCGTCCGGAGAGCGGCAATTCCAGTATCTTGTTTTCATCGACTAGCCGCGAGAGTGTTCCGGAGAGCGTTTCTGCCACCGACACGGGAAGTTGAATCAATACCGCACTGGGGATGGCGGCATCAGCTCCATACATGACGGAAAGAATATTGCTCGGATTCGCTCCCGCCGCGGCGGGAGCAGGTGCGGTGGGAGATGGCGGAGCCGTCGCAACAGGCCTCGTTCCCTGCAGAGAAAAATTCAATTCAATGCGCGAGGCCACTGGTAGTTCCACAGGGGAGCGCTCTTCCGGCTGAAAGCCAAGAGCGTCCACGCGAACCCGGTACATGCCTGGCTGTAGCGAGGAAAAATAAAAGATGCCCTGCGCGTTGGTGTAGCGGTAGGCCTGCACGTTGGTCTCCGGATTGCGGAGTATAACCAGCGCCCGCTCAATGGGCCGCGATGACGTCTGGCTGAGCACCTGACCCTGCAGCGTTGCCTGGGAAGTTTGGGCGCGAAGGTTGGTGAGAACGGTGGCGAATAAAAAGACCAGGAACAGAACGGCGATCAACTGGGGGGATTTTTTCATTGACTCCGCTCCACATTGCGAAGTTTCCTCTCCAGTTCGCCGGTAACGCGGCGATCGGTGGAGCGAGCGATAGCTTGGCGGTAGTCATCGACGGCTTGCCCTCGATTACCCTGCGCGGCGTGAACATCGCCGAGGCCAGTCAACGCAATCACCGGCTCAACGCCGGCGCCGAGCATCTGCATGTACACCATCTCGGCGTCTGCAAACTTCTTCTCGTCCAACAACACGCGCCCGAGTGTCTCATAGGGCCCTGCAACCGTTGCGCCGGCATTCACGGCCTCGCGAAGCACGGACTGCTGAAGCTGCGGATTGCGTTGGCGGCGATAGATCTCCGCGAGCTTCATGCGTGGCTCAATCAGCTGGGCGTTCAAATCCGCCGCGCGCCGGAAGCTGGCCTCCGCCTCGCGCTGATTGTTGCGCTGCTCGAAGATCAGGCCTAGGTTGTGGTGGGCCATGGCTTCGTCCGGCTTCATTTCAATGGCTCGGCGAAACTGTTCTTCCGCCTGCGGCAGTCGTCCCTGAAACAGATACAGTACGCCGAGATTGTAATGCAGGTAGGAATACCGCATGCCCAGTTCCTGCCCCAGTTGGATACCGACGCGGAACTCCTCTTCGGCTTCGCGATAGCGCAGCTGGCTGGCGTAAACATTGGCAAGATTGTAATGCGGGTAGACCCATTTGTCAGCTCGCGCGGAGGCCGCGCGGAAATTGTCGATGGCATCGTTCCAGCGCTGCTGCTGCATGTAGGCGATGCCCAGCGCGTTGTAGGAGAAGGCGGCTTCGGGGTCCAGCGCGATGGCTTCCCGCAGTGTGCTGATGCCCGCCACGAACTGACGATTCTCCACCTGCGCGCGGCCCTGCATGAATTTGGCTTTGGCTTGCAACGAAATATCATCAACGGCCACTTCGCTCGCGCGTCCAAACAGCCTGGCGCCCTCTTCATACTTGGCGGCATCCAGACGGATCACCTGATCGCCACGCCGATAGGCCCACAAAACTTTGTCTCCCGCCGAGGCCAGCGCAATTACCAATTTCTCGTCCGCTTCGGCGCGGTCATCCTCGTCTACCGGTAGCGCCGTGTAGCGCTGATGCAGCTCAATGGCATTGTTGCCCGGTGGCGCCAGCAGGCGGCCATCACGGATTGACTGCTCAAAGCTGTTGCGCAGTTCATCGCTCGGCGAAATGCCTGCTCGGGGTTGTTGGCCAGGAGCCTGTAACGCTGCTGACATCCCCAGTGTCGGATATCCGCGACCGCGACGCGCGGTGGGGGAGGCAGGGCCGAGTTTCCAATCCTTCGGTGCGGCCTTGTCCACGAACGACATGGGCGTCTCCGGCTCGAAGTTGCCGAAATCGCGGATGTGCTGCTGGCGCTCCGTGGCATTCTCGACGTTGGTTTGCAGATAACTGACAATCTCCGCCGCGGTCACCGTATTGTCCTTGTCCTCGTCCGCTTCGCCGCTGAGGCCGCGCAGCAGGAAGTAGGAGAAGACGCCGTGGCCGCCGCCCCACTGATCGCTCTCTCTGGAAAACTCATTGGGGCGGCTGGCCAGCAGCCCCATGGTCTCGCCGCGCGAACTGGCGTCTTCGATGTAGCGGTTCACATTGCCCTGCACCTGCCCAAGTTTTCCGGCGCGGCAGACGTCCGCGAACAGGAAAATGCGCTTGGCGTTCTTCAGTCGGTTCTGCATGATGTTGCCCAGCTCGCGCATCGGCAACGCGCTGGTATAGAGGTCTTCGCGATCCGAATCAGCCGCCAGCAGATAGCCTTCGCGCGCGGCATCCTTCTCCACCATGCCGTGCGAGGCGATGAAGATATACACGGTGTCCTCGGGCTTAAGCTTCTTGGCCAGAGTGCTGCCCAGGCGGCTGCGCATCGCCGCCTGCTTGGCCTCTTCATTGGTCATCAAGAAAACGTTCTCAGGGGGGAAGCCACGTCCGCGCGGGCTGGTTACGAAATCGTAGAACGCCTGAGCGTCGTCATCGGCGTAGTCCAGCCACTCTTCCTTGGGCAGGTTTTCAAACTCGGACACGCCAATGATCACGGCATAGAATTGCGGCTGGGCCGGCGCGACCGCTTCCTGCGCGAATAGCGCCGGGGACAGCAGCACGGCCGCCGCGCTCAGTATAACTCTGACTGCCCGGCTCCGTTCACGCCGAGCAGGGAGAGAAGTTTCCCGGCCCGCAATGTATCGCAGAAACACCAGCTAATCCCTTGTGCGACCAGTAGGAGATTGTAAGTAAACTCGCTAAGCTAGTTATATAGTTATCAGAGGGTTCAGTCAATTACCGAATGATCGTGATGGGCGGATATTGTGTTAGTATATTGGCACGAGTGGTATTCCAGTCGGTAGGCATCCCGGAAGAGCGATCTTTGGGGAATCCCAGCTTGAATTCCAGCGCAAAGTCTTGACAAATTGTTGATGCTCGGCTACTTTGGTAGTTTCCGGCCAACACTTTAGGGAATGCCGGTACTACAACTATGTCTACTTACGTTCCGAAAAAAAATGATGTAATCCCCAAATGGTATCTTGTCGATGCCGAAGGGCAGGCGCTGGGGCGAGTGGCTACGTGCGTGGCCACGCTATTGCGTGGCAAGCATCGGCCGACCTTCACGCCTTATTTGGACACGGGCGATCATGTCATCGTGCTGAATGCCACCAAGATTCGCTGGACCGGCAAAAAGCTTGAGCAGAAGGTCTATCGCCACTACACCGGCTATCCCGGCGGAGTGCGCGAGAAGTCGGCGCGCCGGAGCTGGGATGAAAATCCTTCCGATGCCGTGCGCGAGGCCGTCTTTGGCATGCTGCCCAAGAACAAGCTACGTGACCGCATGACCAACCGTCTGTTGGTCTACAGGGACACGAAGCATCCACATCAGGCGCAGCAGCCGGAGGCCTATAAAATGGCCGCTGCCAAGATATAGACAAGATATAGAACTGGTATAGGGCCAAGTTGGGAGTTGGCCACACCCGATACGTTTTGGCTAGTTAAGGAAGTATTGGATTGTCCCAGGCCAGCTCCGCGCTGGCCCTCAATTCCGCGGCGGAATGGCCGTCGAGCCCAGATAATGGGGAAAGAGACAGGGTAGAGGACCAATGGAACAGTACTACGGAACCGGCAGACGCAAGACCAGCACGGCGCGGGTTTTCCTGCGGCCCGGCCAGGGCAACTATAAGGTAAATGGCAAGACCGCGGACGAATTTTTTCTCACACCCACTCGCCGCAGTCAGGTGCGCCTGCCCTTGCAACTGGTTGACATGGCCGAGAAGTTTGACGTGCTGATTACCGTCAAGGGCGGCGGCAACAACGCCCAAGCCGGCGCCGTTCGCATGGGTATCTCACGCGCACTGCTGGAGTTCAATCCGGAGCTGCGTCCGGTCCTGCGAAAAGAAGGTTTCCTGACGCGTGATCCGCGCCAGAAGGAGCGCAAGAAGTACGGACAGAAGGGCGCTCGCAAGCGCTTCCAGTTCTCCAAGCGCTAGTACGGAATTTGGTTTCTACTGGGGTGCAGAGGCGGGATTAGGGTCTCCCCAGTTGGGCAAGACTAGTTGATTTTATTTGTTTAACGGCCGTGCCTGATGGGCAGTTTTCAGGGCGTGCTGAAGGAGGCTTTTTGCCGGCAATTACGATGAAAGAACTTTTGGAGGCGGGCGTCCACTTCGGGCACCAGACTCGTAAGTGGAACCCCAAGATGAAGGAATACATCTTCGGGGAGCGCAATGGCATCCACATCATCGATCTGCAAAAGACCCTGAAGCTGTTCAAAGAAGCGGCCCGCTACGTGGCCGAGACCGTTGCCACCGGACGTACCGTGCTGTTTGTAGGTACCAAACGCCAGGCTCAGGAAGCCATCGCCGAAGAAGCCAAGCGCTGTTCCATGTATTACATCAACCAGCGTTGGCTCGGTGGACTGCTTACCAATCACGT
This sequence is a window from Acidobacteriota bacterium. Protein-coding genes within it:
- a CDS encoding 50S ribosomal protein L13 translates to MSTYVPKKNDVIPKWYLVDAEGQALGRVATCVATLLRGKHRPTFTPYLDTGDHVIVLNATKIRWTGKKLEQKVYRHYTGYPGGVREKSARRSWDENPSDAVREAVFGMLPKNKLRDRMTNRLLVYRDTKHPHQAQQPEAYKMAAAKI
- a CDS encoding tetratricopeptide repeat protein produces the protein MLLSPALFAQEAVAPAQPQFYAVIIGVSEFENLPKEEWLDYADDDAQAFYDFVTSPRGRGFPPENVFLMTNEEAKQAAMRSRLGSTLAKKLKPEDTVYIFIASHGMVEKDAAREGYLLAADSDREDLYTSALPMRELGNIMQNRLKNAKRIFLFADVCRAGKLGQVQGNVNRYIEDASSRGETMGLLASRPNEFSRESDQWGGGHGVFSYFLLRGLSGEADEDKDNTVTAAEIVSYLQTNVENATERQQHIRDFGNFEPETPMSFVDKAAPKDWKLGPASPTARRGRGYPTLGMSAALQAPGQQPRAGISPSDELRNSFEQSIRDGRLLAPPGNNAIELHQRYTALPVDEDDRAEADEKLVIALASAGDKVLWAYRRGDQVIRLDAAKYEEGARLFGRASEVAVDDISLQAKAKFMQGRAQVENRQFVAGISTLREAIALDPEAAFSYNALGIAYMQQQRWNDAIDNFRAASARADKWVYPHYNLANVYASQLRYREAEEEFRVGIQLGQELGMRYSYLHYNLGVLYLFQGRLPQAEEQFRRAIEMKPDEAMAHHNLGLIFEQRNNQREAEASFRRAADLNAQLIEPRMKLAEIYRRQRNPQLQQSVLREAVNAGATVAGPYETLGRVLLDEKKFADAEMVYMQMLGAGVEPVIALTGLGDVHAAQGNRGQAVDDYRQAIARSTDRRVTGELERKLRNVERSQ
- a CDS encoding 30S ribosomal protein S9, with amino-acid sequence MEQYYGTGRRKTSTARVFLRPGQGNYKVNGKTADEFFLTPTRRSQVRLPLQLVDMAEKFDVLITVKGGGNNAQAGAVRMGISRALLEFNPELRPVLRKEGFLTRDPRQKERKKYGQKGARKRFQFSKR